A stretch of Fusarium fujikuroi IMI 58289 draft genome, chromosome FFUJ_chr10 DNA encodes these proteins:
- a CDS encoding related to cell wall glycosyl hydrolase YteR: protein MRFSLLALSSLASTAFAAGTNLPQGWFTFQPGQKLKHTEFQGRPRYLTWMADSQMQHGVEPTLAYTVSAYYSGILRAYERTRDKKYFDYVKRGADILLYPEHDGTVLMYNNSNSIDDIRIGHTFLDMYNSTGDEIYKKAATHMRKQIDRTGRTPDGGFYHRFPAYIDQMWLDGFYMLDVFYARWTHEFEPNNSTAWDDIALQFDLVDAGTRSSSHTNGLPVHGFDYSKSQVWADSETGAAPHVWSRGVGWYVMALTDTLDYFPEKHQGRERLLKYLETLTDALVPCQDKATKGWWLVMDPGLEHKSGNYIESSGTAMFVASLFKAIRMGYIKGDRFLKAALDGYTLMTTTFAQPRPHDGSLAWEWTVQTGSLSSNGTFEYYASMPLFENDLKGVAPFLFSSYEYELYRTKASS from the exons ATGCGGTTCTCTCTCCTTGCGCTTAGTTCTTTAGCCAGTACTGCATTTGCCGCAGGCACAAATCTCCCTCAGGGGTGGTTCACTTTCCAGCCCGGTCAGAAGCTCAAACACACAGAGTTCCAAGGCCGTCCACGGTATTTGACATGGATGGCCGACTCTCAAATGCAGCATGGAGTTGAGCCCACTCTGGCTTACACGGTCTCTGCATATTACTCCGGAATCCTTCGAGCCTATGAACGAACCAGAGATAAGAAGTACTTTGACTACGTCAAGCGTGGAGCGGATATCCTTCTGTACCCCGAGCACGATGGCACTGTTCTTATGTATAACAACAGCAACTCTATCGATGATATTCGAATCGGCCATACATTCTTGGATATGTACAATTCAACGGGAGACGAAATTTACAAGAAGGCGGCGACGCACATGCGGAAGCAGATTGACCGCACCGGCCGCACGCCTGACGGAGGTTTCTACCATCGATTTCCGGCGTATATCGACCAGATGTGGCTCGATGGCTTCTACATGCTAGACGTCTTCTACGCGCGCTGGACCCACGAGTTTGAGCCCAATAATAGTACTGCGTGGGACGACATCGCCTTGCAGTTTGACCTCGTCGACGCCGGGACGCGCTCAAGCAGCCATACTAATGGCCTGCCTGTCCATGGATTCGATTACAGCAAGAGTCAGGTCTGGGCTGATTCTGAGACTGGAGCTGCACCCCATGTCTGGAGTCGCGGTGTAGGCTGGTACGTCATGGCGCTGACGGACACTCTCGATTACTTTCCTGAAAAGCACCAGGGTCGCGAGCGCCTGCTGAAGTATTTAGAAACCCTGACTGATGCCCTCGTGCCATGTCAAGACAAGGCTACCAAGGGCTGGTGGCTTGTGATGGACCCTGGTTTGGAACACAAGTCCGGCAACTACATTGAGAGTTCAGGGACAGCCATGTTTGTCGCCAGTCTTTTCAAAGCTATTCGCATGGGTTATATCAAGGGTGACAGATTTCTGAAAGCAGCTTTGGATGGTTATACGTTAATGACTACTACCTTCGCACAGCCTCGTCCGCATGATGGCTCTTTAGCCTGGGAGTGGACTGTTCAGACAGGCAGCTTGAGCTCCAATGGAACTTTTGAG TACTATGCCAGCATGCCTCTATTTGAGAATGATCTTAAAGGAGTGGCCCCCTTCTTGTTTTCAAGCTATGAGTATGAACTATACCGTACCAAGGCTTCCAGTTAG
- a CDS encoding related to alkaline protease (oryzin) — protein sequence MLYKTVVSFGLATIALALPTDRDNKGPGSSNFIVALKPTANADLDLHARWVSDVHGQALARRGVESSGIDKTFSFPGFKGYSGSFDEDTIQIIKANSSVLHVEPEQTFTIASPVTQQSPPWGLSAISNANPPSSKASYTYDSTAGAGTFVYVLDSGIYLEHEEFQGRAVFGADTSGVTTKKQHGTLVAAIVNGVTYGVAKKATVVDVQVLGDDGGSSSGVLAGLSWTVNDIVSKNRAGKAVINMSLSGGNSVILNEAVQKAIDAEIPVVAAAGNSNEDASKSSPGNQPNVITVAASNKDYQRWAHSNWGPACDIFAPGEEITSAWPTSASATRVASGTSEASPHVAGVIAYLFALEGSRTPAQIWSRLKELAIKDKITDVKGVPNLLVYTGIGK from the exons ATGCTGTATAAAACGGTAGTATCATTTGGCCTTGCCACCATCGCCCTTGCTCTTCCAACAGACAGGGATAACAAGGGCCCCGGGTCCAGCAACTTCATCGTCGCGCTCAAGCCAACTGCCAACGCCGACCTTGATCTGCACGCTCGATGGGTGTCGGATGTGCACGGACAAGCCCTTGCCCGCCGTGGCGTCGAGTCCAGTGGGATTGACAAGACGTTTAGTTTCCCTGGTTTTAAAGGGTACTCGGGCTCGTTTGATGAGGATACTATTCAGATCATCAAAGCCAATTCCAGT GTCTTGCATGTTGAACCAGAACAGACCTTCACTATCGCCTCACCAGTCACACAGCAGTCTCCTCCCTGGGGTCTCTCAGCAATTTCCAACGCCAATCCCCCATCTTCAAAGGCCTCGTACACCTATGATTCGACAGCCGGTGCGGGCACGTTTGTCTATGTTCTAGACAGCGGCATTTACCTCGAGCACGAGGAATTTCAGGGCCGCGCTGTTTTTGGTGCAGACACGTCAGGTGTTaccaccaagaagcagcacGGTACGCTTGTCGCTGCCATTGTCAACGGTGTCACATACGGAGTTGCCAAAAAGGCGACTGTTGTGGATGTGCAAGTTCTGGGCGATGATGGCGGTTCGTCTAGTGGTGTCCTGGCTGGTCTTAGCTGGACGGTCAACGACATTGTGTCCAAGAATCGCGCTGGTAAGGCTGTGATTAACATGAGCTTGTCAGGAGGCAACTCGGTCATTCTCAACGAGGCGGTACAGAAGGCGATTGACGCCGAAATCCCTGTCGTTGCAGCCGCAGGGAATTCAAACGAAGACGCTTCAAAAAGCAGTCCCGGGAACCAACCTAACGTGATAACCGTCGCGGCCAGCAACAAAGACTATCAGCGATGGGCTCACTCCAATTGGGGGCCAGCTTGTGATATCTTTGCTCCAGGTGAAGAAATCACATCGGCTTGGCCCACGTCTGCTTCGGCTACCCGCGTTGCAAGCGGCACGTCAGAGGCTTCTCCGCATGTCGCAGGCGTTATTGCCTATCTTTTTGCACTGGAAGGATCGCGTACGCCAGCTCAGATTTGGTCTCGACTAAAGGAGCTGGCGATCAAAGATAAGATCACAGATGTCAAGGGGGTTCCAAACCTATTGGTATACACCGGGATTGGCAAATAA
- a CDS encoding related to integral membrane protein PTH11, translating to MHPLLLLVTWAWFMSQILCSDLSNFLTQLPSCAESCVLDFVSASSCGTNAACLCTDPKLKDDVLPCVESHCLPRDALATINLTSVACDFPIRDKHEQFNILTITLIVITGVTVGLRFVEKIRYGPGLQVDDYVITGAFLVNLGNSIVCLHGLSGNGLGRDAWRFSPDTITSYLCVGIPKSRSKVATNCPSSSTPVKPFTPQTFSQPRSAFFSFTYAYFPPISFYWKGWDQLHKGHCIGINGLAWAIAAVGIILDLWMLAIPISQLIHLQMKWKRKLAVASMFGVGTFVTVVSILRLRYLVAFGNSSNPTWDSFDTCYWSVIELNVGIWCACMPNLRVLMLKTFPRLQSSVDATPRSHQYNSSTAGRPIRVSSNTQGLSDNTMYRVRSGQGRKVDGSSSTAELVEMTRFTNETRSSLA from the exons ATGCATCCGTTGCTTTTGCTGGTGACATGGGCTTGGTTCATGAGCCAGATTCTTTGCAGTGATCTCTCCAACTTTCTGACTCAGCTTCCCAGCTGCGCG GAGAGCTGTGTTCTGGATTTTGTCTCAGCGTCTTCTTGCGGGACGAACGCAGCATGTCTCTGCACTGATCCAAAGCTCAAAGACGACGTGCTACCATGCGTTGAGAGTCATTGTCTGCCCAGAGACGCTCTTG CCACGATAAATTTGACCTCGGTGGCATGTGACTTCCCCATTCGCGACAAACACGAGCAGTTCAATATCCTCACCATCACATTAATTGTAATTACTGGGGTTACAGTTGGGCTTCGATTTGTTGAAAAGATACGATATGGGCCTGGACTCCAGGTTGACGATTACGTTATCACGGGCGCTTTT CTGGTGAACTTAGGTAACTCGATTGTCTGCTTGCATGGTC TCTCTGGAAATGGCCTTGGGCGAGATGCGTGGAGATTTAGCCCTGATACAATCACATCTTACCTATGCGTTGGTATCCCAAAGTCTCGTTCCAAAGTCGCCACTAACTGCCCAAGTTCCTCTACGCCGGTCAAACCCTTTACGCCACAGACGTTTTCGCAACCAAGATCTGCGTTCTTCTCTTTTACCTACGCATATTTCCCG CCAATTAGCTTCTATTGGAAGGGATGGGATCAACTGCATAAGGGCCATTGCATAGGGATCAATGGGTTAGCATGGGCCATTGCTGCAGTTGGGATTATCCTAGATCTCTGGATGCTTGCAATCCCAATTTCTCAACTGATTCATCTCCAGATgaaatggaagaggaagcttgCAGTTGCATCAATGTTCGGCGTGGGCACTTT TGTGACGGTTGTCAGCATCCTCAGGCTGCGCTATCTAGTAGCATTTGGCAATTCCTCCAACCCTACAT GGGATAGCTTTGATACATGCTACTGGTCCGTCATTGAACTCAATGTCGGTATCTGGTGCGCATGCATGCCAAACCTTCGAGTATTGATGCTCAAGACATTTCCAAGACTGCAAAGCTCAGTGGATGCCACTCCCAGAAGCCACCAATACAACTCGTCTACAGCGGGACGGCCGATAAGAGTTTCGAGCAACACGCAAGGCCTATCTGATAACACCATGTATAGAGTGAGGTCTGGCCAAGGGCGCAAGGTCGACGGCTCATCAAGCACAGCTGAATTAGTCGAGATGACGAGATTCACCAATGAAACTAGAAGTAGTCTAGCATAG